Proteins from one Planctomyces sp. SH-PL62 genomic window:
- the lpxA gene encoding acyl-ACP--UDP-N-acetylglucosamine O-acyltransferase yields MALAFSETVHATAIIDPEAVLAPDVQVGPYAIIEGSVRVGPGCVIEGHACLSGPLTMGRNNFVGHGAVLGKSPQHRGYRDEPTGVRIGDHNVFREFVTVHRGTVQGDRVTTIGDHNLFMCSSHIGHDVRVGDHCTVVNNALVAGHAVLGDSCILSGNTAVQQRVRVGRLAMLGGMGASSKDIPPFILQQGYNCVTGLNLVGLRRAGSSNQAINALRQAFRILYREGRPISAAVERISGDLGEFPEVAEFVEFVRESKIGINPARSSDRENYEIQ; encoded by the coding sequence ATGGCACTGGCCTTTTCGGAAACCGTCCACGCGACGGCTATTATCGATCCCGAGGCGGTGCTCGCACCGGACGTCCAGGTGGGGCCGTACGCGATCATCGAAGGGTCGGTGCGGGTCGGCCCCGGTTGCGTCATCGAGGGCCACGCCTGCCTCAGCGGCCCCCTGACGATGGGACGCAACAACTTCGTGGGCCACGGCGCGGTCCTCGGCAAGAGCCCGCAGCACCGAGGCTATCGCGACGAGCCGACCGGGGTCCGGATCGGCGACCACAACGTCTTCCGCGAGTTCGTCACCGTCCATCGGGGCACAGTGCAGGGGGATCGCGTCACCACGATCGGCGATCACAACCTGTTCATGTGCAGCTCCCATATCGGCCACGATGTCCGCGTCGGCGACCATTGCACGGTCGTCAACAATGCGCTCGTCGCCGGCCACGCCGTCCTGGGTGATTCGTGCATCCTCTCGGGCAACACGGCGGTCCAGCAGCGGGTTCGGGTGGGCCGCCTGGCCATGCTCGGAGGGATGGGCGCGTCCTCGAAGGACATTCCCCCCTTCATCCTCCAGCAGGGCTACAACTGCGTGACCGGGCTCAACCTCGTCGGGCTGCGACGGGCCGGCTCCTCGAATCAAGCGATCAACGCGCTTCGACAGGCTTTCCGGATCCTCTACCGGGAAGGTCGGCCGATCTCCGCGGCCGTGGAGCGCATCTCCGGCGACCTGGGCGAGTTTCCCGAGGTCGCCGAGTTCGTCGAGTTCGTCCGCGAATCGAAGATCGGCATCAACCCCGCCCGATCGAGCGACCGCGAGAACTACGAGATCCAGTAA
- a CDS encoding alpha/beta hydrolase, with the protein MMARPRIRLTRLALAGAGAMLLALTYLAISCVTAELLTRPTNHPLRIDPCRVSQDAEPWTTRTRDGLTLRGWRLVTGDPRRLIVLVHGMWSAWPEMAALGRDLHERGYDVLLFDLRGHGQSDSARLSLGSRERADLRAVLDWARGEGYEEDRIGWLGYSMGAATLVLEAAVNPAIRIAVLDSPYGDLPRLLEGQLSKHSRLPSWFNPGILACARLLYGLRTEDLVPIAAAAAWGDRPMLLIHGEADSTVPVAQARSLGRAVGAACLTAFLPGVEHVEAYRSDPRRYVALISRFFDDNLGP; encoded by the coding sequence ATGATGGCCCGCCCTCGGATTCGGCTCACCCGGCTCGCGCTCGCGGGCGCGGGCGCGATGCTCCTGGCCCTGACGTACCTGGCGATCTCCTGCGTGACGGCCGAACTCCTCACACGGCCGACCAACCATCCCCTCAGGATCGACCCCTGCCGCGTGAGCCAGGACGCCGAGCCCTGGACGACCCGGACGCGGGACGGCCTGACGCTTCGAGGATGGCGGCTCGTCACCGGCGACCCACGCCGCCTCATCGTGCTGGTGCATGGCATGTGGAGCGCCTGGCCCGAAATGGCCGCGCTGGGGAGAGACCTGCACGAGCGCGGCTACGATGTGCTGCTGTTCGACCTTCGCGGCCACGGGCAGAGCGATTCCGCGCGGCTCTCGCTCGGGAGTCGCGAGCGGGCCGACCTTCGCGCCGTCCTGGACTGGGCCCGGGGGGAGGGGTACGAGGAGGACCGGATCGGCTGGCTCGGCTATTCGATGGGGGCGGCGACGCTGGTCCTGGAAGCGGCCGTCAATCCCGCAATCCGCATCGCGGTCCTCGACAGCCCCTACGGCGACCTCCCTCGGCTCCTGGAAGGGCAGCTCAGCAAGCACAGCCGGCTCCCCTCCTGGTTCAACCCCGGCATCCTGGCCTGCGCGCGGCTGCTCTACGGCCTGCGCACCGAGGACCTCGTGCCGATCGCGGCGGCGGCGGCCTGGGGCGACCGTCCGATGCTGCTGATCCACGGCGAGGCCGATTCGACGGTCCCGGTCGCCCAGGCCCGATCGCTGGGCCGCGCCGTCGGCGCGGCGTGCCTGACGGCGTTCCTGCCGGGTGTCGAGCACGTCGAGGCTTACCGATCCGACCCGCGCCGTTACGTCGCCCTGATCTCGCGGTTCTTCGACGACAACCTGGGCCCCTGA
- a CDS encoding HU family DNA-binding protein has translation MTKKEIVKKISDDIGLTQLKTKDIVQRTLDAIIQTLVTEGRIELRNFGVFEVKRRAPRKARNPRTGDKVFVPSKNVVTFKPGKEMEELVRKMNPDDLPLLEDAADADVEGNGPVKPVPETQARHSKD, from the coding sequence GTGACGAAAAAAGAGATCGTGAAAAAAATCTCCGATGACATCGGACTCACGCAGCTCAAGACCAAGGACATCGTTCAACGGACGCTGGACGCGATCATCCAGACCCTGGTCACCGAGGGGCGCATCGAGCTTCGCAACTTCGGAGTCTTCGAGGTCAAGCGACGGGCCCCTCGCAAGGCGCGGAACCCTCGGACCGGCGACAAGGTCTTCGTCCCGTCCAAGAACGTGGTGACCTTCAAGCCGGGCAAGGAAATGGAAGAATTGGTGCGAAAGATGAATCCGGATGATCTTCCGCTATTGGAAGACGCCGCCGATGCCGATGTAGAAGGCAACGGACCCGTGAAGCCGGTTCCCGAGACCCAGGCGCGTCACTCGAAGGACTGA
- a CDS encoding YkgJ family cysteine cluster protein gives MSGRPAAEPWYRDGLSFTCTKCGACCTGAPGYVWVTAEEIAELARHRGETPDAFSMQFVRQVGRRYSLIERPGGDCIFWDAQAGCTVYEARPIQCRTWPFWPENVETPEDWEAVTEICPGSGKGRRYTADEIITSIGMVRS, from the coding sequence ATGAGTGGTCGTCCAGCCGCCGAGCCCTGGTATCGGGACGGCCTATCGTTCACGTGCACGAAATGCGGGGCCTGCTGCACCGGCGCGCCCGGCTACGTCTGGGTGACGGCCGAGGAGATCGCCGAACTCGCCCGGCATCGCGGCGAGACCCCCGACGCTTTCTCGATGCAGTTCGTACGCCAGGTGGGGCGGCGATACAGCCTGATCGAACGTCCCGGGGGCGACTGCATCTTCTGGGACGCCCAGGCCGGCTGCACGGTGTATGAGGCTCGCCCCATCCAGTGCCGCACCTGGCCGTTCTGGCCCGAGAACGTCGAGACCCCCGAGGATTGGGAGGCGGTCACCGAGATCTGCCCCGGCTCCGGAAAAGGGCGACGCTACACGGCCGACGAGATCATCACGTCGATCGGGATGGTCCGCTCATGA
- the menC gene encoding o-succinylbenzoate synthase — MFTSTSPIERVVVTRIQIPMKSCWPETTEEAGVKDALLVSLETSSGLAHGEASPLPRNEGGDAVDRCWTDLTEKVAPRLLGLSVDCTERIGEAAASWGAGPIATAGAETALWDLLGQEHHVTVAQLLGADEDQIGMGVESGLVLGLYPSVVELLQAVEAHLAEGYRRVKLRIAPGRDLEFARAVRRHFEDVELVVDAGGAYTPTDAPLFRALDELDLLMIEQPYAGGAVAEMAELQSVLTTPICLDETAESFESTAEAVRLGAGRIVNLKIQRLGGLGPARAIHDHCFQRGIACWVGSTAEFGLGQSYGVHLGTLANCKYPTDLQPSARWFVDDYVAPPFEMDSPGLFTVPDRPGVGVQIDPQKLRRYQIRQQEFTRNVTA, encoded by the coding sequence GTGTTCACATCCACCAGCCCGATCGAACGGGTCGTCGTGACGCGAATCCAGATCCCGATGAAGTCTTGCTGGCCCGAGACGACCGAGGAAGCCGGCGTGAAAGACGCCCTCCTGGTATCGCTCGAGACGTCTTCCGGGCTCGCGCACGGCGAAGCCTCTCCGCTCCCCCGGAACGAGGGGGGCGACGCCGTCGACCGATGCTGGACGGATCTGACCGAGAAGGTCGCACCCCGGCTCCTTGGCCTCTCGGTCGATTGCACCGAGCGGATCGGCGAGGCCGCCGCCTCGTGGGGCGCCGGCCCGATCGCGACGGCCGGGGCCGAGACCGCGCTCTGGGACCTGCTGGGGCAGGAACACCACGTCACGGTCGCCCAGCTCCTCGGGGCCGATGAGGACCAGATCGGCATGGGGGTCGAATCCGGGCTGGTCCTGGGGCTGTACCCCTCGGTGGTCGAGCTGCTCCAGGCCGTCGAAGCCCATCTGGCCGAGGGCTATCGCCGCGTGAAGTTGCGGATCGCGCCGGGTCGCGACCTGGAATTCGCCCGCGCGGTCCGTCGCCACTTCGAGGACGTCGAACTGGTGGTCGACGCGGGCGGCGCGTACACCCCGACCGACGCCCCCCTGTTCCGCGCGCTCGACGAGCTCGACCTCCTGATGATCGAGCAGCCCTACGCGGGAGGGGCCGTCGCCGAAATGGCCGAACTCCAGTCCGTGCTCACGACCCCCATCTGCCTGGACGAGACGGCCGAATCCTTCGAGTCGACGGCCGAGGCCGTCAGACTTGGCGCGGGCCGGATCGTGAACCTCAAGATCCAGCGCCTTGGGGGGCTGGGGCCGGCCCGGGCGATCCACGACCATTGCTTCCAGCGGGGGATCGCCTGCTGGGTCGGGTCGACCGCCGAGTTCGGGCTGGGCCAGTCCTACGGCGTCCACCTCGGGACGCTCGCCAACTGCAAGTACCCGACCGACCTCCAACCGAGCGCGCGGTGGTTCGTCGACGATTACGTCGCCCCCCCCTTTGAGATGGACTCGCCGGGGCTGTTCACCGTCCCCGACCGCCCGGGAGTCGGGGTCCAGATCGATCCCCAGAAGCTCCGCCGCTACCAGATCCGCCAGCAGGAATTCACGCGCAACGTCACCGCCTGA
- a CDS encoding amidohydrolase family protein → MKPTRREFLGWSAAAAAAAAGTTGLAAEAGATEPVVDSHVHIWDLDKLQPPWLAGAGELNRNARWQEYKQASAGIDVVKAVYLEIDAAPSQFEQEAKLAIELCRDPGNVFAGAVIGGRPADDGFAAYIEPLAKDPAVKGVRQVLHGSTPAGTCLQPNFVRGVRKLGELGLSFDLCMRHADIPDAATLVRNAPDTSFVLDHCGNPPLFDDLAVWKRDIDRIAALPNVVGKVSGIIASAKGRSWKPDDLAPVIHHMLDAFGPDRVLFGGDWPVCTLGAPLKEWFDALALIVKDLPADRRRKLFHDNAIRVYRLT, encoded by the coding sequence ATGAAGCCGACCCGTCGCGAATTCTTGGGATGGAGCGCCGCCGCGGCCGCAGCGGCCGCCGGGACCACCGGCCTGGCCGCCGAAGCCGGGGCGACGGAGCCCGTCGTCGACTCCCACGTCCACATCTGGGATCTCGACAAGCTCCAGCCCCCCTGGCTCGCGGGCGCGGGCGAGTTGAACCGGAACGCGCGATGGCAGGAGTACAAGCAGGCGTCGGCGGGGATCGACGTCGTGAAGGCCGTCTACCTGGAGATCGACGCCGCCCCCTCCCAGTTCGAGCAGGAGGCGAAGCTGGCGATCGAGCTTTGTCGAGACCCCGGCAACGTCTTCGCCGGGGCCGTGATCGGCGGACGACCGGCCGACGACGGATTCGCGGCCTACATCGAACCGCTGGCGAAGGACCCCGCCGTCAAGGGGGTTCGTCAGGTCCTCCACGGCTCGACCCCGGCCGGCACCTGCCTGCAACCGAACTTCGTCCGGGGCGTCCGCAAGCTCGGCGAGCTGGGCCTGAGCTTCGACCTCTGCATGCGGCACGCCGACATCCCCGACGCGGCGACCCTCGTCAGGAACGCGCCGGACACGTCGTTCGTCCTCGACCACTGCGGCAACCCCCCGCTCTTCGACGACCTGGCCGTCTGGAAGCGCGACATCGACCGGATCGCGGCCCTGCCGAACGTCGTCGGCAAGGTCTCCGGGATCATCGCTTCCGCCAAGGGCCGGTCCTGGAAGCCCGACGACCTCGCGCCGGTGATCCACCACATGCTGGACGCCTTCGGGCCGGACCGCGTCCTGTTCGGCGGCGACTGGCCGGTCTGCACGCTCGGGGCCCCGCTCAAGGAGTGGTTCGACGCCCTGGCGCTGATCGTCAAGGACCTGCCGGCCGACCGCCGCCGCAAGCTCTTCCACGACAACGCGATCCGGGTCTACCGGCTGACCTGA
- the moaA gene encoding GTP 3',8-cyclase MoaA translates to MTPTPGRLVDSFGRVHNNLRISVTDRCNIRCVYCMPEKVEFMPRDQLLRFEEIARFVEIVAPLGVDKIRLTGGEPLLRKDLDVLVRMLAAIPGIADVGLTTNGMLLAPAAAKLRDAGLERINISLDTLDPARFERLARRRGLDDAIEGVFAAKRAGFAPIKLNAVIIRGFNEQDVAPLARFAREHALEMRFIEYMPLDAGHLWEREKVFFAHEILDVLAREVGPLAPAADGDPRAPAMDYDYLDGGGRVGLIASVSRPFCGSCNRLRLTADGKLRNCLFALEETDVKELLRGEGPAEEVARAVAASVSAKWEGHEINTARFIQPDRPMHSIGG, encoded by the coding sequence ATGACCCCCACTCCCGGCCGACTGGTGGACTCGTTCGGACGGGTCCACAACAACCTGCGCATCAGCGTGACCGACCGCTGCAACATCCGTTGCGTGTACTGCATGCCGGAGAAGGTCGAATTCATGCCCCGCGATCAGCTCCTCCGCTTCGAGGAGATCGCCCGGTTCGTCGAAATCGTCGCGCCCCTGGGCGTCGACAAGATCCGCCTGACCGGCGGGGAGCCGTTGCTCCGCAAGGACCTGGACGTCCTGGTGCGGATGCTGGCGGCGATCCCGGGGATCGCCGACGTCGGCCTGACCACCAACGGGATGCTGCTGGCCCCGGCCGCCGCGAAGCTCCGCGACGCCGGCCTGGAGCGCATCAACATCAGCCTGGATACGCTCGACCCCGCGCGGTTCGAGCGGCTGGCCCGGCGGCGGGGGCTCGACGACGCGATCGAGGGGGTGTTCGCGGCGAAGCGGGCCGGGTTCGCCCCGATCAAGCTGAACGCCGTGATCATCCGGGGCTTCAACGAGCAGGACGTCGCGCCGCTGGCCCGGTTCGCGCGCGAGCACGCGCTGGAGATGCGGTTCATCGAGTACATGCCGCTCGACGCCGGCCACCTCTGGGAGCGCGAGAAGGTCTTCTTCGCGCACGAGATCCTCGACGTGCTGGCCCGCGAGGTCGGTCCGCTCGCCCCGGCGGCCGACGGCGACCCTCGCGCCCCGGCGATGGATTACGACTACCTCGACGGCGGCGGGCGGGTCGGCCTGATCGCCTCGGTGAGTCGGCCGTTCTGCGGGAGCTGCAACCGACTCCGGCTCACCGCCGACGGCAAGCTCCGCAACTGCCTCTTCGCGCTGGAGGAGACCGACGTGAAGGAACTCCTGCGCGGGGAAGGCCCCGCCGAGGAAGTCGCGCGGGCGGTCGCCGCCTCGGTCTCCGCCAAGTGGGAGGGGCACGAGATCAACACCGCCCGCTTCATCCAGCCCGACCGACCGATGCACTCGATCGGCGGCTGA
- a CDS encoding molybdenum cofactor biosynthesis protein MoaE, whose amino-acid sequence MVEITETPLDHAALTERVRHVNAGAVCTFLGTVREMTGDHRTVAMEYEAYPEMARKELDKLEAEARRRWPLIEVALAHRIGRLDLGDVSVVVAVSSPHRGDSFDACRWLIDTLKESVPIWKRERWDDGREEWIHPGLD is encoded by the coding sequence ATGGTCGAGATCACCGAAACGCCCCTGGATCACGCGGCGCTCACGGAGCGCGTGCGGCATGTGAACGCCGGGGCGGTGTGCACGTTCCTGGGCACCGTCCGCGAGATGACCGGCGACCATCGGACGGTGGCGATGGAGTACGAGGCCTACCCCGAGATGGCGCGCAAGGAGCTGGACAAGCTGGAGGCCGAAGCCCGCCGCCGGTGGCCGCTGATCGAGGTGGCCCTCGCCCATCGGATCGGTCGGCTGGACCTGGGAGACGTGAGCGTCGTCGTCGCCGTCAGCTCCCCCCATCGCGGCGATTCGTTCGACGCCTGCCGATGGCTCATCGACACGCTCAAGGAGTCGGTCCCGATCTGGAAGCGGGAGCGTTGGGACGACGGTCGCGAGGAGTGGATCCATCCCGGGCTCGATTGA
- a CDS encoding NTP transferase domain-containing protein, with translation MSPIDPTIAAIVPAAGASLRMGRPKLLLEFGGRPLIARVVEALLAAGAQPVVVVAPPEDAPEGPAIIQAAVDAGADVIVPESRPATMRESVELAVVELGWSEDPPAGFLLTPADSPRLDASLVGRLIAAWRERPDRIVAPTFDGRRGHPIILPWRLALEIADLSPDEGVNALVAEYASEVDEIAFESDAILVDLDTPEDLRRLEDSPAAGTTTRTVRLFAIARQLAGSGEVVVSLDEPATVADLRRALVEQHPALGAIAERVRIAVDDEYADDAAALRLGVSLALIPPVSGGGG, from the coding sequence ATGAGCCCAATCGACCCGACGATCGCCGCCATCGTCCCCGCCGCCGGCGCGAGCCTGCGCATGGGGCGCCCCAAGCTGCTCCTGGAATTCGGCGGGCGGCCGTTGATCGCCAGGGTCGTCGAGGCCCTGCTTGCGGCCGGCGCGCAACCGGTGGTCGTCGTCGCGCCCCCCGAGGACGCCCCCGAAGGCCCCGCGATCATCCAGGCCGCCGTCGACGCCGGGGCCGACGTCATCGTGCCGGAGTCGCGGCCGGCGACGATGCGGGAATCGGTCGAGCTGGCCGTCGTCGAACTGGGCTGGTCGGAAGACCCCCCGGCGGGCTTCCTCCTCACGCCCGCGGACAGCCCGAGGCTCGACGCCTCCCTGGTCGGCCGCCTGATCGCGGCCTGGCGCGAACGTCCCGACAGGATCGTCGCGCCGACGTTCGACGGCCGGCGCGGCCATCCCATCATCCTCCCCTGGCGTCTGGCCCTGGAGATCGCCGACCTGTCGCCCGACGAAGGCGTCAATGCGCTCGTCGCCGAGTACGCCTCGGAGGTCGACGAGATCGCCTTCGAATCGGACGCGATCCTCGTCGACCTGGACACCCCCGAGGATCTTCGACGGCTGGAAGACTCGCCCGCCGCGGGGACCACGACGAGGACCGTGCGATTGTTCGCGATCGCCCGTCAGCTTGCGGGGAGCGGCGAGGTCGTCGTTTCGCTGGACGAACCGGCGACGGTCGCCGACCTGCGTCGCGCCCTGGTCGAGCAGCATCCCGCGCTGGGGGCGATCGCGGAGCGGGTTCGGATCGCCGTGGATGACGAATACGCCGATGACGCGGCCGCGCTCCGTCTCGGCGTGAGCCTCGCGCTGATCCCCCCCGTGAGCGGCGGCGGGGGCTGA
- a CDS encoding phage holin family protein, producing MTCTLCGRTYVLKDEFAGKKIRCPDCDNVQVVPIEEVVYASAEPFDEEEGEHAALHPAFQRDRFLMRQKMMAISSKYVVSDEGKRPILYIERPARLLRQVGAVVGAAFTFIFAAILFVLLAAALHEVTELPWVGGVVGLIGLAIAVGLTIVAAVKLSPKRHIHFYADETKEELLLAVLQDRKFELFTTTFTVCRPDSKVLARIRKNQLSNIFRKKWTVADAEGLPLFIAKEDSLILSLLRRFLGPLFGALRTNFVFVTPTPDGNEQIRGEFNRKFTLVDSYVLDMSRDRPPRIDRRIGIALGVLLDTGERR from the coding sequence GTGACGTGTACCCTGTGCGGCAGGACTTACGTCCTCAAGGACGAGTTCGCCGGCAAGAAGATCCGCTGCCCCGATTGCGACAACGTCCAGGTTGTGCCGATCGAGGAGGTCGTCTACGCCTCGGCCGAGCCCTTCGACGAGGAAGAGGGCGAGCACGCGGCGCTCCACCCGGCCTTCCAGCGTGACCGCTTCCTGATGCGCCAGAAGATGATGGCGATCTCGTCCAAGTACGTCGTCAGCGACGAGGGGAAACGGCCGATCCTCTACATCGAACGGCCCGCCCGACTCCTCCGGCAGGTGGGCGCGGTCGTCGGTGCGGCCTTCACCTTCATCTTCGCGGCGATCCTCTTCGTGCTCCTCGCCGCGGCGCTCCATGAGGTGACCGAGCTCCCCTGGGTCGGCGGCGTGGTCGGCCTGATCGGGCTGGCGATCGCGGTGGGGCTGACGATCGTCGCGGCGGTCAAGCTGTCGCCCAAGCGACACATCCACTTCTACGCGGACGAGACCAAGGAGGAGCTCTTGCTGGCAGTGCTCCAGGACCGGAAATTCGAACTCTTCACGACCACCTTCACCGTCTGCCGCCCCGACTCCAAGGTGCTGGCCCGGATCCGCAAGAACCAGCTCTCCAACATCTTCCGCAAGAAGTGGACGGTGGCCGACGCCGAGGGCCTCCCCCTGTTCATCGCCAAGGAAGACTCGCTGATCCTCTCCCTGCTGCGCCGGTTCCTCGGCCCGCTGTTCGGCGCCCTGCGGACGAACTTCGTCTTCGTGACGCCGACGCCCGACGGCAACGAACAGATCCGGGGCGAGTTCAACCGCAAGTTCACGCTGGTCGACAGCTACGTCCTGGACATGTCGCGCGATCGCCCGCCGCGCATCGACCGTCGGATCGGGATCGCCCTCGGCGTCTTGCTGGACACCGGAGAGCGTCGCTGA
- a CDS encoding rhomboid family intramembrane serine protease: MKPDEELEAFPPPHEVPSWTVPAEPPHAPVEDFALPYEREEEDEVLTIRDDMIHRERIDLEAGMSPFPPATILIILACLVFFARQLMIGGLDGLQEVIDSGAMQRDAALGGEFWRLISGGFLHASPDHLIGNMIMLFILGMACEHAFGWASFLFLYTACGVTGGLLTMTGPVPTVGASGAIFGLGGAVIGLAFAHRKEIELRDRRVGLVLAIWSAYTLALGLLNPVVSNSCHLGGLLGGLLLGATLPPAILADRREHARSASTRIQLAAALAALAATSVYFLPRLF; the protein is encoded by the coding sequence ATGAAACCCGACGAGGAGCTGGAAGCCTTCCCCCCGCCGCATGAGGTCCCGTCGTGGACCGTGCCCGCCGAGCCCCCTCACGCCCCGGTCGAGGACTTCGCCCTACCCTACGAGCGCGAGGAAGAGGATGAGGTCCTGACGATCCGCGACGACATGATCCATCGCGAACGGATCGACCTGGAAGCCGGGATGAGCCCGTTCCCGCCGGCGACCATCCTGATCATCCTGGCCTGCCTCGTCTTCTTCGCTCGACAATTGATGATCGGCGGCCTCGACGGGCTCCAGGAAGTCATCGACTCCGGGGCGATGCAGCGTGACGCGGCGCTGGGGGGCGAGTTCTGGCGGCTGATCTCCGGCGGCTTCCTGCACGCCAGCCCGGACCACCTGATCGGCAACATGATCATGCTGTTCATCCTGGGGATGGCCTGCGAGCATGCCTTCGGCTGGGCGTCGTTCCTGTTCCTGTACACGGCCTGCGGCGTGACCGGCGGCCTGCTCACCATGACGGGGCCGGTCCCGACCGTCGGGGCCTCCGGCGCCATCTTCGGCCTGGGCGGGGCCGTCATCGGCCTGGCCTTCGCGCACCGGAAGGAGATCGAGCTGCGCGACCGTCGCGTCGGCCTGGTGCTGGCGATCTGGTCGGCCTACACGCTCGCGCTGGGGCTGCTGAACCCGGTCGTCTCGAACTCCTGCCACCTGGGCGGGCTGCTGGGGGGCCTTCTCCTGGGAGCGACCCTCCCCCCGGCGATCCTCGCCGACCGCCGCGAACACGCCCGATCGGCGTCGACCCGGATCCAGTTGGCCGCCGCCCTCGCGGCCCTCGCCGCGACCTCGGTCTATTTCCTGCCGAGACTCTTCTGA
- a CDS encoding glycoside hydrolase family 18 protein yields the protein MSRFSRFSITAAVLASLTLFLSPTSRGEEPKREKVFVGYLFGPPKDLNYALYTHICHAFVTAGGDGRLNPNRSVPSRAVTTEAHAAGVKVLVSLGGWGWDDQFREIVADPKAEARYVEAVVKLVDEFDYDGIDLDWEYPDADNEVPGFERLTRTFRKRLDAIGKAKGREMLVTMAASSNFGTLSRLDPAFLVETMDWINVMTYDFAGAWSPRAGHNAPLFASSQDGPNGGSTARAMLDFLEKRGVPADRLAVGLPLYGRGFHVPKPYTSIQGSSEKPFDVNYKDAVKRLAEGWKRTWDDETKVPWLTSPDGKKVIGFDDAESIRLKTDWAMSRGFRGVFFWQVDGDRLPDGSNPLQQAAHQAWEAGRAAPK from the coding sequence ATGTCCCGATTCTCCCGCTTCTCGATCACGGCCGCAGTCCTCGCCTCCCTGACCCTCTTCCTCTCACCGACGTCGCGAGGCGAGGAGCCGAAAAGGGAGAAGGTCTTCGTCGGCTATCTCTTCGGCCCGCCGAAGGATCTGAACTACGCCCTCTACACCCACATTTGCCACGCCTTCGTGACGGCCGGGGGGGATGGCCGGCTCAACCCGAATCGGAGCGTCCCCAGCCGCGCGGTCACGACCGAAGCCCACGCGGCCGGCGTGAAAGTCCTCGTCTCCCTGGGGGGATGGGGCTGGGACGACCAGTTCCGCGAGATCGTCGCCGATCCCAAAGCGGAGGCCCGGTACGTGGAGGCCGTCGTCAAGCTGGTCGACGAGTTCGATTACGACGGCATCGACCTGGACTGGGAATATCCCGACGCCGACAACGAGGTCCCGGGCTTCGAACGCCTCACCCGGACCTTCCGCAAGCGGCTCGACGCGATCGGAAAGGCCAAGGGCCGGGAGATGCTGGTCACGATGGCGGCCTCGTCCAACTTCGGGACGCTCAGCCGACTGGATCCGGCCTTCCTCGTCGAGACGATGGACTGGATCAACGTGATGACCTACGACTTCGCCGGCGCGTGGAGCCCGAGGGCTGGCCACAACGCCCCCCTGTTCGCCTCGTCCCAGGACGGGCCGAACGGCGGGTCGACCGCCCGCGCCATGCTCGACTTCCTGGAGAAGCGAGGCGTACCGGCCGACCGGCTCGCCGTCGGCCTGCCGCTGTACGGCCGCGGCTTCCACGTCCCGAAACCCTATACGTCGATCCAGGGAAGCTCCGAGAAGCCATTCGACGTGAACTACAAGGACGCCGTGAAGCGGCTGGCCGAGGGCTGGAAGCGGACCTGGGACGACGAGACCAAGGTTCCCTGGCTGACCTCGCCCGACGGCAAGAAGGTCATCGGCTTCGACGACGCGGAGTCGATCCGCCTCAAGACCGACTGGGCCATGTCCAGGGGCTTCCGCGGGGTCTTCTTCTGGCAGGTGGACGGCGATCGGCTCCCCGACGGCTCGAACCCGCTCCAGCAAGCCGCGCATCAGGCGTGGGAGGCGGGACGAGCCGCCCCGAAATGA